One stretch of Oncorhynchus gorbuscha isolate QuinsamMale2020 ecotype Even-year linkage group LG21, OgorEven_v1.0, whole genome shotgun sequence DNA includes these proteins:
- the LOC124008207 gene encoding transmembrane protein 74B-like — MSMESVKSVELHDLGDGDKRAACEAATTPGQGPRTAPRAGIENTSYQEEEHEMRFSDPASSSVHRPMSNDRGYQTQPQPFQRNELSPRSEEGHVTDFNDHSVDYGFISALVFLVGGIVLVIIAYTIPREAKVNPDLVSARQMEKLEMYYAQLGSHLDKCIIAGLGLLTLGGMLLSILLMVSICKGELYRQRTFVQPRKTYGSIHLRMRQLGEGGESIVECEPSHTGTTAPAISTDGTQMSSGTQQE; from the coding sequence ATGTCGATGGAGTCTGTGAAATCTGTAGAGCTCCATGATTTGGGGGATGGGGACAAGCGCGCTGCCTGCGAGGCCGCTACAACTCCGGGACAAGGTCCTCGGACAGCGCCCAGAGCTGGAATCGAGAACACGTCATATCAGGAAGAAGAGCACGAGATGAGGTTCAGTGACCCAGCCAGCTCGAGTGTTCATCGGCCCATGTCTAATGATAGGGGCTACCAGACACAACCCCAGCCTTTCCAGCGAAATGAGCTGTCACCCCGGTCTGAGGAGGGCCATGTGACTGACTTCAATGACCATTCTGTCGACTATGGATTCATATCTGCCCTGGTGTTCTTGGTGGGTGGAATAGTACTGGTAATCATTGCCTATACCATCCCCAGAGAGGCTAAGGTCAACCCAGACCTGGTGTCAGCTCGTCAGATGGAGAAACTGGAGATGTACTACGCACAACTGGGCTCGCACCTCGACAAGTGTATCATAGCAGGCCTGGGACTGTTGACTCTAGGGGGAATGCTCTTGTCCATCTTGCTAATGGTGTCCATATGCAAAGGTGAGCTGTACCGCCAGAGGACTTTTGTCCAACCCAGGAAGACGTACGGGTCGATTCACCTGCGGATGAGACAGTTGGGCGAGGGGGGAGAATCTATTGTTGAATGTGAACCTAGTCACACTGGCACCACAGCTCCAGCCATAAGTACAGATGGAACACAGATGTCCAGTGGAACCCAACAGGAGTAG